The sequence below is a genomic window from Deltaproteobacteria bacterium.
CTCGCGAGGTTCCGCGCCGGGCATCTCGAGCGGATGCGGTGCCGCCATCCGTTCGCCGACCGGGATTCCCTCCTCGTGCTGGCCGACTACGTGACGCTCGAGGCGGGGACCGGGTGCGTCCACACGGCGCCCGGCCACGGCCGCGAGGATTACGAGACGGGGCTCAAATACGGCCTGCCGATCTATGCCCCGCTGAACGACGAGGGCCGCTTCACCGCGGACGTCCCGTTCTTCGCGGGGTTGCGGGTGTTCGAGGCGAACCCGAAGGTGAACGAAAAGCTCGCCGAGGTCGGCGCGCTGATGGCCTCCGGGAAGATAACCCACTCCTACCCGCACTGCTGGCGCTGCAAGAACCCCGTCATCTTCCGGGCGACGAAGCAGTGGTTCATCTCGATGGACCGGACCGGCCTGCGGGAGAAGACGCTCGCGGAGATCCGCAAGGTGCGGTGGATCCCGAGCTGGGGGCAGGAGCGGATCGAGGGGATGATCGCCAACCGACCCGACTGGTGCATCTCGCGCCAGCGCGCCTGGGGCGTGCCGATCGCCCTGTTCCGTTGCGAGGGGTGCGGACATCACCTGCTCGACCGGAAGCTCATCGATCACGTGGCGGGCTTCTTCGAGAAGGAAGGGGCCGACGCCTGGTTCGACCGGGACGTGTCGGAACTGCTCCCGCCGGGAACGGCGTGCCCGGAGTGCGGCGGGACGGCGTTCGGCAAGGAGACCGACATCCTCGACGTCTGGTTCGACTCGGGCGTCTCCTACGCCTGCGTCTGCGAGGGGAAGGAGAACCTGGGCATCCCCGTCGACCTCTACCTGGAGGGTTCCGACCAGCACCGCGGCTGGTTCCACTCCTCCCTCCTCGCCGCCGTAGGCACCCGCGGCTTCGCGCCGTACCGCGGGGTCCTGACGCACGGGTTCGTCGTCGACGGCAAGGGCGAGGCGATGCACAAGTCGAAGGGAAACGTGGTCGCGCCCGATGAGATCATCAAGAAGCACGGCGCCGAGCTGCTGCGCCTCTGGGTCGCCGCCGCGGATTACCGGGACGACATCCGGCTGTCGAAGGACATCCTCGACCGGCTGACGGAGGCGTACCGGAAGATCCGCAACACGATCCGCTACCTTCTGGCGAGCTTGAGCGACTTCGACCCTGCCCGGGACGCGGTACCGGTCGACCGGATGGAGGAGATCGACCGGTACGCCCTGGTCCTCTTCGACCGGCTGACGGCGACGGTGCGCAAGGCGTACGAGGAGTACGAGTTCTACGTCCTGTTCCACGCGGTGAACAACTTCTGCTCCGTGGACCTGTCGGCGTTCTACCTGAACGTGCTGAAGGACCGGATGTACTGCTCTCCCGCCGGCGACCCGGCGCGGCGCTCCGCGCAAACGGCGATCTTCGAAATCGCCCGGGGACTGCTGTCGCTGACGGCCCCGGTGCTGTCGTTCACCACGGAAGAAGCGTGGGGGTACCTCCCCGCGTACCCGGGGAAGCCGGAGAGCGTCTTCCTCTCGGACCTCCCGGAGCCCCTGAGGATCCCGGAGGCGGAGGCGATCGCGGCCCGCTGGGGGCGGATCCTCGCGCTGCGTTCGGAAGTCGCGCAGCCGCTGGAGACGGCGCGCAAGGAGAAGGTGTTCGGCAGCGCCCAGGACGCGCTGGTCACGATCGCCCCGGGCCCCTTCGCGGACCTCTTCGAAACGCACGCCCGGGAGATCCGCGACGCGCTGATCGTCTCGGGGATCGCCGTGGGCGAGGTGACCGGCCCCGGGATGTACGAGAGCGCCGCCTTCCCGGGGCTGAAGGTCAAGGTGAAAAAGGCGCCGTGGGAAAAATGCGAACGGTGCTGGAACCACACGCCCGAGGTGGGGACGCTCGCCGGGACCCCGGAGCTGTGCGCGCGGTGCGCGGCCGCCGTGAGGAAGTAACGCCTTGCCGGTAACCATCCTGCGGAAATTTTCGGTGCCGATCGTCTCGGCGCTCCTGCTCGGCGCCGCCGACCAGGCGAGCAAGGTCTGGGCGGTGCGCAACCTTCCCCTGTACGAGCCCCTCGAACTCGTGCACGGCTTCTTCGACCTGGTGCACGTGCGCAACACGGGGGTCGCCTTCAGCCTTCTTTCGAACCTCGATCCCCGCTGGGTCCACCCGTTCCTGATCCTTGCGACGGTGCTCGCGATGGGGGCGGTGCTCGCCTACATCGCGTACCTCCCCTGCCGGGGGGCGGCGCCGGTGGGCCTGGGGCTCATCCTCGGCGGAGCGGTGGGGAACCTGATCGACCGGGCGCGGCTGGGGTACGTCGTCGACTTCCTCGACCTGTACTGGCGCAGCCACCATTGGCCCACCTTCAACGTGGCGGACGTCGGGATCTCCGTGGGCGTCGCCCTGCTCGTGATCGACATGGTATTCTCTCCGAAGGAGCCCGCGGATGCATCCCG
It includes:
- the ileS gene encoding isoleucine--tRNA ligase; translation: MDYKETLNLPQTEFPMRANLAQREPATLARWEGMGLHRRMAENRKGRPTFVLHDGPPYANGHIHIGHALNKILKDMIVKYRTMAGSLSVYIPGWDCHGLPIEHQVDKTLGGKKASIPTGDKRRLCRSFAAKFIDIQREEFKRLGVLGDWENPYRTMTFDYEAGILREFGRFVESGAVYQGTKPVYWCLSCRTALAEAEVEYADHTSPSIHVKFPFAEPPEKIHPALSGKKVFFVIWTTTPWTIPANLGIALHPDYDYVALEAGGEVYVVAEGLAERFAAETGLSSPATLARFRAGHLERMRCRHPFADRDSLLVLADYVTLEAGTGCVHTAPGHGREDYETGLKYGLPIYAPLNDEGRFTADVPFFAGLRVFEANPKVNEKLAEVGALMASGKITHSYPHCWRCKNPVIFRATKQWFISMDRTGLREKTLAEIRKVRWIPSWGQERIEGMIANRPDWCISRQRAWGVPIALFRCEGCGHHLLDRKLIDHVAGFFEKEGADAWFDRDVSELLPPGTACPECGGTAFGKETDILDVWFDSGVSYACVCEGKENLGIPVDLYLEGSDQHRGWFHSSLLAAVGTRGFAPYRGVLTHGFVVDGKGEAMHKSKGNVVAPDEIIKKHGAELLRLWVAAADYRDDIRLSKDILDRLTEAYRKIRNTIRYLLASLSDFDPARDAVPVDRMEEIDRYALVLFDRLTATVRKAYEEYEFYVLFHAVNNFCSVDLSAFYLNVLKDRMYCSPAGDPARRSAQTAIFEIARGLLSLTAPVLSFTTEEAWGYLPAYPGKPESVFLSDLPEPLRIPEAEAIAARWGRILALRSEVAQPLETARKEKVFGSAQDALVTIAPGPFADLFETHAREIRDALIVSGIAVGEVTGPGMYESAAFPGLKVKVKKAPWEKCERCWNHTPEVGTLAGTPELCARCAAAVRK
- the lspA gene encoding signal peptidase II, yielding MPVTILRKFSVPIVSALLLGAADQASKVWAVRNLPLYEPLELVHGFFDLVHVRNTGVAFSLLSNLDPRWVHPFLILATVLAMGAVLAYIAYLPCRGAAPVGLGLILGGAVGNLIDRARLGYVVDFLDLYWRSHHWPTFNVADVGISVGVALLVIDMVFSPKEPADASRPAANR